A portion of the Ricinus communis isolate WT05 ecotype wild-type chromosome 10, ASM1957865v1, whole genome shotgun sequence genome contains these proteins:
- the LOC8260972 gene encoding thioredoxin-like 3-1, chloroplastic: protein MSSLAANSHILYREVYNQRDQQQQHQLWSSSGSCCLLLQQRNSGCYNLFDCKKTRSFKKISKRDLRVEAFWPDMTRPTSIEMEPINDSDQLDQILLKAQELSQPVLIDWMAAWCRKCIYLKPKLEKLASEFDTKIKIYSVDVNKVSQSLVKRGNISKMPTIQLWKDGEMKAEIVGGHKGWLVVEEVREMIQKFI, encoded by the exons ATATTGTACAGAGAAGTGTATAACCAAAGAGaccagcagcagcagcatcaGTTATGGAGTAGTAGTGGCAGCTGTTGCTTGCTATTGCAACAAAGAAATTCAGGGTGTTACAATTTGTTTGATTGTAAAAAGACTAGAAGCTTCAAAAAGATTTCAAAGAGAGATTTGAGAGTAGAAGCTTTTTGGCCAGATATGACAAGACCCACTTCCATTGAGATGGAACCCATCAATGATTCTGATCAGCTTGATCAGATTCTTCTCAAAGCTCAAGAGCTCTCTCAACCTGTTCTCATTGACTG GATGGCTGCTTGGTGCCGGAAATGTATCTACTTGAAGCCCAAGTTGGAGAAATTGGCTTCTGAATTTGATACCAA GATCAAGATTTACAGTGTGGATGTGAACAAGGTATCTCAATCTCTAGTCAAGCGTGGAAACATATCA AAAATGCCCACAATTCAG CTATGGAAAGATGGAGAGATGAAAGCAGAAATAGTTGGAGGGCATAAGGGCTGGCTTGTGGTTGAAGAAGTAAGAGAAATgatacaaaaatttatatga
- the LOC125371389 gene encoding pentatricopeptide repeat-containing protein At4g14820-like: MAAYEGNNARRDAIKLFLRMLCKKVEYEYITIVSVISACISLGALDTGKWLLELIAQKGIETSVPIMNALINMYLKCGCIELAKDIFERLPHRTRIQEGKTAVVSNYCSQSGSKEVLEAVIAGTNEVAGKKEELSKGKDSFSIAELVIYYSYLLGIAGCLIEAYEFFQNMPIAPDSGIWGALLGACRIHSNVELAELVTKELLQLDPQSVIPVASCRIYMRKFQLLPVHLNPEKLTEGDESSKFQASEDGDSIRTL, translated from the exons ATGGCAGCATATGAAGGGAACAATGCCAGAAGAGATGCGATAAAGCTCTTCCTTAGAATGCTTTGTAAGAAGGTGGAATATGAGTATATAACAATAGTTAGTGTTATTTCAGCTTGTATTAGTTTAGGTGCACTTGATACTGGAAAATGGTTGCTTGAGCTTATCGCACAAAAAGGCATTGAAACCAGTGTTCCCATTATGAATGCTCTTATTAACATGTATTTAAAATGTGGATGCATAGAATTGGCCAAGGATATTTTTGAGAGGTTACCTCATAGAACCAGGATCCAAGAAGGCAAAACGGCTGTAGTTTCCAATTATTGCAGTCAATCAGGATCTAAAGAAGTTCTAGAAGCTGTCATTGCTGGAACAAATGAGGTGGcaggaaagaaggaagaatTATCCAAGGGAAAAGATTCCTTTTCCATAGCAGAATTAGTTATTTACTATAGCT ATCTCCTTGGTATAGCTGGTTGCTTGATAGAGGCATATGAATTCTTTCAAAACATGCCAATTGCACCAGATTCAGGCATTTGGGGAGCTTTGCTTGGGGCTTGTAGAATACATAGCAATGTTGAACTAGCTGAACTTGTAACAAAGGAGTTGCTTCAGTTGGATCCTCAATCTGTAATTCCTGTGGCCTCATGTCGTATATATATGCGGAA atttcagTTATTGCCAGTGCACTTGAACCCTGAGAAACTCACTGAAGGAGATGAAAGTTCCAAATTTCAAGCCAGCGAAGATGGAGATTCCATTAGGACATTGtag
- the LOC125371390 gene encoding pentatricopeptide repeat-containing protein At3g12770-like encodes MSANALCAIGSIITIHPHFPKNNYHSLALNCLLNSCSSLSHLKLTHALSITTGFHNSLLLSTKLITSASALSSSMDYARKLFDKMPQRDVFLWNTLIRGYADLGPYQEAVMLYKTMHHDGFLPDNYTFPFVVRSCAVISALKEGKEVYCNVIKNGFDLDVFAQCFSLYVCSRWGDFEKGDCFGEVVVRNIVSWTAVTAGYVQNGLFK; translated from the coding sequence ATGTCGGCCAATGCTCTCTGTGCAATTGGATCAATCATCACAATCCATCCTCACTTCCCTAAAAACAACTACCACTCCCTCGCTTtgaactgcctcttgaattccTGTTCCTCCCTTTCCCACCTTAAACTTACCCATGCTCTAAGTATTACAACTGGGTTTCACAACAGCCTCCTCCTCTCCACAAAGCTTATAACTTCGGCTTCCGCTTTATCATCATCGATGGACTATGCTCGAAAGCTGTTCGACAAAATGCCCCAGAGAGATGTCTTTCTTTGGAATACTTTAATTAGGGGATATGCTGATCTGGGTCCTTATCAGGAGGCTGTAATGCTTTATAAAACCATGCATCACGATGGGTTCTTACCAGATAATTATACTTTCCCTTTCGTGGTTCGATCCTGCGCAGTGATATCGGCTTTAAAGGAGGGGAAAGAAGTGTATTGTAATGTTATTAAAAATGGGTTTGATTTGGATGTGTTTGCACAGTGCTTTAGTCTCTACGTATGCTCAAGGTGGGGAGACTTTGAGAAAGGAGATTGTTTTGGTGAAGTGGTTGTAAGGAATATTGTTTCTTGGACTGCAGTTACTGCAGGTTACGTGCAAAATGGGCTTTTCAAGTAG
- the LOC8260971 gene encoding probable protein kinase At2g41970 — MLCCGGAEEELDGPPANQYTAPPKGGNNYAGGGERAEPRSNNPAKSGTPQKVLPIEVPALSLDELNRLTGNFGTKALIGEGSYGRVFYAKLNNGEEAAIKKLDTSTSQEPDSDFAAQLSVVSRLKHEHFVELIGYCLEANNRILIYQFATMGSLHDVLHGRKGVQGAEPGPALSWNQRVIVAYGAAKGLEYLHEKVQPSVVHRDVRSSNVLLFDDFTSKIADFNLSSASSDTAARLHSTRVLGTFGYHAPEYAMTGQITQKSDVYSFGVVLLELLTGRKPVDHTMPKGQQSLVTWATPRLSEDKVKQCVDPKLNNDYPPKAVAKLAAVAALCVQYEADFRPNMTIVVKALQPLLNSKPAGPESHT; from the exons ATGTTGTGTTGTGGAGGTGCAGAGGAGGAACTTGACGGCCCGCCTGCTAATCAATATACAGCTCCACCTAAAGGAGGCAATAACTATGCTGGCG GCGGCGAGAGAGCAGAGCCAAGGAGTAATAATCCTGCCAAAAGTGGAACTCCGCAAAAGGTCTTACCAATAGAAGTTCCAGCATTATCATTGGACGAGTTAAACAGATTAACAGGTAACTTTGGCACCAAGGCTTTGATTGGAGAAGGTTCATATGGTCGTGTTTTCTATGCCAAGTTAAATAACGGTGAGGAGGCTGCAATAAAGAAGCTAGATACCAGCACTTCACAGGAACCAGATTCTGATTTTGCAGCTCAG TTATCAGTGGTTTCTAGGCTTAAGCACGAGCACTTTGTGGAGTTGATCGGATATTGTTTGGAGGCAAACAATCGAATCCTAATTTATCAGTTTGCAACAATGGGTTCTTTGCACGATGTACTGCATG GAAGGAAAGGAGTGCAAGGGGCTGAACCAGGCCCTGCACTTAGCTGGAACCAAAGAGTTATAGTTGCCTATGGTGCAGCGAAAGGGCTCGAGTATCTGCACGAAAAAGTTCAGCCTTCAGTAGTTCATCGCGATGTTAGATCGAGCAATGTACTACTTTTTGATGATTTCACGTCTAAAATCGCAGATTTTAACTTGTCAAGTGCGTCTTCTGATACTGCAGCTAGGCTGCATTCAACAAGAGTCTTAGGAACATTTGGCTATCATGCTCCAGA GTATGCCATGACAGGACAGATAACTCAGAAAAGTGATGTATACAGTTTTGGAGTGGTTCTTCTAGAGCTCTTGACAGGAAGAAAGCCAGTAGACCATACAATGCCTAAGGGACAACAAAGTCTTGTTACTTGG GCAACTCCAAGATTGAGTGAGGACAAGGTGAAGCAATGTGTGGATCCTAAACTAAACAATGACTACCCACCAAAGGCAGTTGCCAAG TTAGCAGCAGTGGCAGCACTCTGTGTTCAATATGAGGCAGATTTCAGGCCAAACATGACAATTGTTGTAAAGGCACTGCAGCCACTTCTCAACTCAAAACCAGCAGGGCCAGAGTCTCACACATAA